A single region of the Pseudomonas solani genome encodes:
- a CDS encoding class II fumarate hydratase: MSRTETDSLGPVEVAEDAYWGAQTQRSLENFAIGVERMPLAVVHGLALIKKAAARVNGRNGTLAPDIARLIEQAADEVLAHRHDEQFPLVVWQTGSGTQSNMNVNEVIAGRANELAGGTRGGKSPVHPNDHVNHAQSSNDSFPTAMHIAAAQAVHQELLPALAELSGGLAEQAARHARLVKTGRTHMMDATPITFGQELSAFVAQLDYAERAIRNALPAVYQLAQGGTAVGTGLNAPHGFAEAMAAELAALAGLPFVSAPNKFAALAGHEPLVTLSGALKTLAVALMKIANDLRLLGSGPRGGLAEVRLPANEPGSSIMPGKVNPTQCEALSMLACQVIGNDTTISLAASQGHLQLNVFKPVIAHNLLQSIRLLADGARNFQRHCVAGMEPDATRMAEHLERGLMLVTALNTHIGYDKAAQIAKKAYSEGTTLREAALALGFVSEADFDAWVRPETMLEAGQHG, encoded by the coding sequence ATGAGCCGTACCGAAACTGACAGCCTGGGCCCGGTGGAAGTCGCTGAAGACGCCTACTGGGGCGCCCAGACCCAGCGCTCGCTGGAAAACTTCGCCATCGGCGTCGAGCGCATGCCGCTGGCGGTGGTGCACGGCCTGGCGCTGATCAAGAAGGCCGCGGCACGGGTCAACGGCCGCAACGGCACCCTCGCCCCGGACATCGCCCGCCTCATCGAACAGGCCGCGGACGAAGTGCTCGCCCACCGCCACGACGAGCAATTCCCCCTGGTGGTCTGGCAGACCGGCAGCGGCACCCAGAGCAACATGAACGTCAACGAGGTCATCGCCGGCCGTGCCAACGAGCTGGCCGGCGGCACCCGTGGCGGCAAGAGCCCGGTGCACCCGAACGACCACGTCAACCATGCCCAGAGCTCCAACGACAGCTTCCCCACGGCCATGCACATCGCGGCCGCCCAGGCAGTCCATCAGGAACTGCTGCCGGCCCTGGCCGAGCTCAGCGGCGGCCTCGCCGAGCAGGCCGCCCGCCATGCGCGCCTGGTGAAGACCGGGCGCACCCACATGATGGATGCCACTCCCATCACCTTCGGCCAGGAGCTGTCGGCCTTCGTCGCCCAACTCGACTACGCCGAGCGCGCCATCCGCAATGCCCTGCCGGCGGTCTACCAGTTGGCCCAGGGCGGCACCGCCGTCGGCACCGGGCTCAACGCGCCCCACGGCTTCGCCGAAGCCATGGCGGCGGAACTGGCCGCCCTGGCCGGCCTGCCCTTCGTCTCTGCGCCCAACAAGTTCGCCGCCCTGGCCGGGCACGAGCCCCTGGTGACCCTCTCCGGCGCCCTGAAGACCCTGGCGGTGGCGCTGATGAAGATCGCCAACGACCTGCGCCTGCTGGGCTCCGGCCCCCGTGGCGGCCTGGCCGAGGTGAGGCTGCCGGCCAACGAGCCGGGCAGCTCGATCATGCCCGGCAAGGTCAACCCGACCCAGTGCGAGGCGCTGTCCATGCTCGCCTGCCAGGTGATCGGCAACGACACCACCATCAGCCTCGCGGCGAGCCAGGGCCACCTGCAGCTCAACGTGTTCAAACCGGTGATCGCCCACAACCTGCTGCAATCCATCCGCCTGCTGGCCGATGGCGCGCGCAACTTCCAGCGCCATTGCGTGGCCGGCATGGAGCCGGACGCCACACGCATGGCCGAGCACCTGGAGCGCGGGCTGATGCTGGTCACCGCCCTCAATACCCATATCGGTTACGACAAGGCCGCGCAGATCGCCAAGAAGGCCTACAGCGAAGGCACCACCCTGCGCGAGGCGGCGCTGGCGCTGGGCTTCGTCAGCGAGGCGGATTTCGACGCCTGGGTACGCCCGGAAACCATGCTGGAGGCCGGCCAACATGGTTGA
- a CDS encoding NAD(P)H-dependent oxidoreductase — MVDTAKHGATPLEGDGKRILMIFGSPKGNSLCNALGEAYAQGARSEGHVVRLLKLGEMEFDPVLHQGYDQSQALEPDLLEAQRQIHWAEHLVFVYPVWWGGVPALLKGFFDRVFLPGFAFRYRGVRSWDKLLEGRTADLLVTLDTPPWYFRWIYGAPGHRQMTRTILGFCGIKTRRLAEFAPVRPSTEEQRQAWLRKAETLGTRN, encoded by the coding sequence ATGGTTGATACCGCCAAGCACGGCGCCACGCCCCTGGAAGGCGACGGCAAGCGCATCCTGATGATCTTCGGCTCGCCCAAGGGCAACAGCCTGTGCAATGCCCTGGGCGAAGCCTATGCCCAGGGCGCCCGCAGCGAAGGCCACGTGGTGCGCCTGCTCAAGCTCGGCGAGATGGAATTCGACCCGGTGCTGCACCAGGGTTACGACCAGAGCCAGGCGCTGGAGCCGGACCTGCTGGAGGCCCAGCGGCAGATCCACTGGGCCGAGCACCTGGTGTTCGTCTACCCGGTCTGGTGGGGTGGCGTGCCGGCGCTGCTCAAGGGCTTCTTCGATCGCGTGTTCCTCCCCGGCTTCGCCTTCCGCTACCGCGGCGTGCGCTCCTGGGACAAGCTGCTCGAAGGCCGCACCGCCGACCTGCTGGTGACCCTGGACACGCCGCCCTGGTACTTCCGCTGGATCTACGGCGCCCCCGGGCACCGGCAGATGACCCGCACCATCCTCGGCTTCTGCGGCATCAAGACCCGCCGCCTCGCCGAATTCGCCCCGGTGCGCCCCTCCACCGAGGAACAGCGCCAGGCCTGGCTGCGCAAGGCGGAAACCCTGGGCACCCGTAACTAG
- a CDS encoding DMT family transporter, translating into MHISSGRWLYGLFLALVTAVLWGILPIKLKEVLKVMDPVTVTWFRLLVSGSLLFVWLAATRRLPRFRPLGRKGGGLVALAIAGLLGNYVLYLIGLKMLSPGTTQLVIQVAPILFLIGSLFIFKESFSIGQALGLAVLVLGFGLFFNQRLDELLTSLGTYTTGVLIVLAAAFVWTFYGLAQKQLLTVWNSMQVMMVIYLGCAALLTPWVSPLEALQLSPLQGWLLLACCLNTLVAYGAFAEALAHWEASRVSATLAITPLVTFASVAVAASFWPDHVVPEQLNGIAYGGALLVVLGSALTALAPSLVRSWRARQVRAL; encoded by the coding sequence ATGCACATTTCTTCCGGCCGTTGGCTGTACGGCCTGTTTCTCGCCCTGGTCACCGCCGTGCTCTGGGGCATCCTGCCGATCAAGCTCAAGGAAGTGCTGAAGGTGATGGACCCGGTGACCGTCACCTGGTTTCGCCTGCTGGTGTCCGGCTCGCTGCTGTTCGTCTGGCTCGCGGCGACCCGCCGCCTGCCACGCTTTCGTCCGCTGGGGCGCAAGGGGGGAGGGCTGGTGGCGCTGGCCATCGCCGGGCTGCTGGGCAACTACGTGCTCTACCTGATCGGCCTGAAGATGCTCAGCCCCGGCACCACGCAACTGGTGATCCAGGTGGCGCCCATCCTCTTCCTGATCGGCAGCCTGTTCATCTTCAAGGAGAGTTTCAGCATCGGCCAGGCGCTTGGCCTGGCGGTGCTGGTGCTGGGCTTCGGCCTGTTCTTCAACCAGCGCCTGGACGAGTTGCTCACCTCCTTGGGCACCTACACCACCGGTGTGCTCATCGTGCTGGCGGCGGCCTTCGTCTGGACCTTCTACGGCCTGGCGCAGAAGCAGCTGCTGACGGTGTGGAACTCCATGCAGGTGATGATGGTGATCTACCTCGGCTGCGCGGCCCTGTTGACGCCCTGGGTGTCGCCCCTGGAAGCGCTGCAGCTGTCGCCGTTGCAGGGCTGGCTGCTGCTGGCCTGCTGCCTGAACACCCTGGTGGCTTATGGTGCCTTCGCCGAAGCCCTGGCCCATTGGGAGGCCTCGCGGGTCAGCGCCACCCTGGCCATCACCCCGCTGGTGACCTTCGCCTCGGTGGCGGTCGCCGCCAGCTTCTGGCCCGACCACGTGGTGCCCGAACAGCTCAATGGCATCGCCTACGGCGGCGCCTTGCTGGTGGTGCTGGGCTCTGCGCTCACCGCCCTCGCGCCCTCGCTGGTGCGCAGCTGGAGGGCGCGCCAGGTTCGCGCGCTGTAG
- a CDS encoding DUF6316 family protein, with translation MFGQRTVDAAASTHYRSDRVSAVNGQYFFATREGTLEGPYFTRADAEREIAFYIRRMMQADDIIASRL, from the coding sequence ATGTTCGGGCAACGCACCGTGGACGCCGCAGCCAGCACCCATTACCGCAGCGACCGCGTCAGCGCGGTGAATGGGCAGTATTTCTTCGCCACCCGCGAAGGCACCCTGGAAGGTCCCTACTTCACCCGCGCCGACGCCGAGCGCGAGATCGCCTTCTACATCCGCCGCATGATGCAGGCCGACGACATCATCGCCAGCCGCCTCTGA
- a CDS encoding thiolase family protein, with amino-acid sequence MREVVIVDSVRTGLAKSFRGKFNMTRPDEMAAHCVNALLARNDLDPTLVDDCVVGAGSNEGAQGHNIGRNVAVLSGLGIGVAGMTLNRYCSSGLQAIAIAANQIASGCSDVMVAGGVESITLTLKSINQDNFVNPRLKLEHPGIYYPMGQTAEIVARRYNVSREAQDLYALQSQQRTARAQAAGLFDDEIVPMNVKYGVEDKATGEKKIVDGVVDRDDCNRADTTLEGLASLKPVFSEDGSVTAGNSSQLSDGASMTLLMSLDKAIELGLKPRAFFRGFAVAGCEPDEMGIGPIYSVPKLLKARGLSVDDIDLWELNEAFASQCLYARDHLGIDNEKYNVNGGSISIGHPFGMTGSRQVGHLVRELQRQGKRYGIVTMCVGGGMGATGLFEAVR; translated from the coding sequence ATGCGTGAAGTGGTGATAGTCGACAGCGTTCGGACCGGCCTGGCCAAGTCCTTCCGCGGCAAGTTCAACATGACCCGGCCGGACGAAATGGCCGCCCACTGCGTGAACGCCCTCCTGGCGCGCAATGACCTGGACCCGACGCTGGTGGACGACTGCGTGGTCGGCGCCGGTTCCAACGAAGGCGCCCAGGGCCACAACATCGGCCGTAACGTCGCCGTGCTCTCGGGCCTGGGCATCGGCGTCGCCGGCATGACCCTGAACCGCTACTGCTCCTCGGGCCTGCAGGCCATCGCCATCGCCGCCAACCAGATCGCTTCCGGCTGCAGCGACGTGATGGTCGCCGGCGGCGTCGAGTCCATCACCCTGACGCTGAAAAGCATCAACCAGGACAACTTCGTCAACCCGCGCCTGAAGCTGGAACACCCCGGCATCTACTACCCGATGGGCCAGACCGCCGAGATCGTCGCGCGTCGCTACAACGTCTCCCGCGAGGCCCAGGACCTGTACGCCCTGCAGAGCCAGCAGCGCACCGCCCGTGCCCAGGCCGCCGGCCTGTTCGACGATGAAATCGTGCCGATGAACGTCAAGTACGGGGTCGAGGACAAGGCCACCGGCGAGAAGAAGATCGTCGACGGCGTGGTCGACCGCGACGACTGCAACCGCGCCGACACCACCCTGGAAGGCCTGGCTTCGCTGAAGCCGGTGTTCTCCGAGGACGGTTCGGTCACCGCCGGCAACTCCTCGCAGCTGTCCGACGGCGCCTCCATGACCCTGCTGATGAGCCTGGACAAGGCCATCGAGCTGGGCCTCAAGCCCCGCGCCTTCTTCCGTGGCTTCGCCGTGGCCGGTTGCGAGCCGGACGAGATGGGCATCGGCCCGATCTACTCGGTGCCCAAGCTGCTCAAGGCCCGTGGCCTGTCGGTGGACGACATCGACCTGTGGGAGCTGAACGAAGCCTTCGCCTCGCAGTGCCTGTATGCCCGTGACCACCTGGGCATCGACAACGAGAAGTACAACGTCAACGGCGGCTCCATCTCCATCGGCCACCCCTTCGGCATGACCGGCTCGCGCCAGGTCGGCCACCTGGTGCGCGAGCTGCAGCGCCAGGGCAAGCGCTACGGCATCGTCACCATGTGCGTGGGCGGCGGCATGGGCGCCACCGGGCTGTTCGAAGCGGTGCGCTGA
- the pap gene encoding polyphosphate:AMP phosphotransferase, producing MFESAEIGHSIDKETYEKAVLELREALLEAQFELKQQARFPVIILINGIEGAGKGETVKLLNEWMDPRLIHVESFLLPTDEELSRPPQWRFWRKLPAKGQTGIFFGNWYSQMLHARVEGDIKDGRFDQAIDFAERFERMLCDEGALIFKFWFHLSKKQLKQRLKDLEKDPQRSWKLNPLDWKQSETYDRFVRFGERMLRRTSRDYAPWYVVEGVDENYRSLSVGRIILEGLQAALKRKDRPVLQPHAAPLVSSLDNRGLLSSLDLSLKLSKDDYREQLDAEQARLAGLMRDKRFREHALMAVFEGNDAAGKGGAIRRVTGALDPRQYRTVPIAAPTEEERAQPYLWRFWRHVPPRRQFTIFDRSWYGRVLVERVEGFCSEADWLRAYSEINDYEEQLHDHGIVVVKFWLSIDKDEQMRRFKEREETSFKRYKITDEDWRNRDKWDLYVDAVGDMVDRTSTELAPWTLIEANDKRYARVKVLRTLNDALERAFKKG from the coding sequence ATGTTCGAATCTGCGGAAATCGGTCATTCCATCGACAAGGAAACCTACGAGAAAGCGGTGCTGGAGCTGCGCGAGGCATTGCTGGAGGCGCAGTTCGAGCTGAAACAGCAGGCACGCTTCCCGGTGATCATCCTGATCAACGGCATCGAGGGCGCAGGCAAGGGCGAGACGGTGAAGCTGCTCAACGAGTGGATGGACCCGCGCCTGATCCATGTCGAGAGTTTCCTGCTGCCCACCGACGAGGAGCTGTCGCGGCCGCCTCAATGGCGCTTCTGGCGCAAGCTGCCGGCCAAGGGGCAGACCGGCATCTTCTTCGGCAACTGGTACAGCCAGATGCTCCATGCGCGGGTCGAGGGCGACATCAAGGACGGCCGTTTCGACCAGGCCATCGATTTCGCCGAGCGCTTCGAGCGCATGCTCTGCGACGAGGGCGCGCTGATCTTCAAGTTCTGGTTCCACCTGTCCAAGAAGCAGCTCAAGCAGCGCCTCAAGGACCTGGAGAAAGACCCGCAGCGCAGCTGGAAGCTCAACCCGCTGGACTGGAAGCAGAGCGAGACCTATGACCGCTTCGTGCGCTTCGGCGAGCGCATGCTGCGCCGCACCAGCCGCGACTACGCGCCCTGGTACGTGGTCGAGGGCGTCGACGAGAACTACCGCAGCCTCAGCGTCGGCCGCATCATCCTCGAGGGGCTGCAGGCCGCGCTCAAGCGCAAGGATCGCCCGGTGCTGCAGCCCCACGCGGCGCCGCTGGTTTCCAGCCTGGACAACCGCGGGCTGCTCAGCAGCCTCGACCTGAGCCTGAAACTGAGCAAGGACGATTACCGAGAGCAATTGGACGCCGAGCAGGCGCGGCTGGCCGGGCTGATGCGCGACAAGCGCTTCCGCGAGCACGCGCTGATGGCGGTGTTCGAGGGCAACGACGCGGCCGGCAAGGGAGGGGCCATCCGCCGGGTGACCGGGGCACTGGACCCGCGCCAGTACCGCACCGTGCCCATCGCCGCGCCCACCGAGGAAGAGCGCGCGCAACCCTACTTGTGGCGCTTCTGGCGCCATGTGCCGCCGCGCCGGCAGTTCACCATCTTCGACCGCTCCTGGTACGGCCGCGTGCTGGTGGAGCGGGTCGAGGGCTTCTGCTCGGAGGCCGACTGGTTGCGCGCCTACAGCGAGATCAACGACTACGAGGAGCAGCTCCACGACCACGGCATCGTAGTCGTGAAGTTCTGGCTGTCCATCGACAAGGACGAGCAGATGCGCCGCTTCAAGGAGCGCGAGGAGACTTCCTTCAAGCGCTACAAGATCACCGACGAGGACTGGCGCAATCGCGACAAGTGGGACCTCTACGTCGACGCCGTGGGCGACATGGTGGATCGCACCAGCACCGAGCTGGCGCCCTGGACCCTGATCGAGGCGAACGACAAGCGCTATGCCCGGGTGAAGGTGCTGCGCACCCTTAACGACGCGCTGGAGCGGGCCTTCAAGAAGGGCTGA
- the mnmC gene encoding bifunctional tRNA (5-methylaminomethyl-2-thiouridine)(34)-methyltransferase MnmD/FAD-dependent 5-carboxymethylaminomethyl-2-thiouridine(34) oxidoreductase MnmC, with product MSDFHHALLAWDEQGQPLSREFDDVYFSPVSGLDETRHTFLDGNELPRRFAELAAGERLVVGETGFGTGLNFLSTWQLFDELAPPGARLHFVSVEKYPLAREDLARALALWPQLAPFSGALLDQYRAVNPGFQRLLFAAGRVTLTLLVGDALDCLPELDARIDAWFLDGFAPAKNPQMWSPELFAQLARLSAPGATLATFTSAGFVRRALKEAGFQIRRAQGFGSKWHMSKGRFLGEPASAGKPWFARPAPFAGERQVLVIGAGLAGCASAASLAARGWQVTLLERHAGVAEEASGNPQGVLYLKLSAHGTALSRLIVSGFGHTRRLLQHLQPNQDWQGCGVLQLAFEAKEAERQVSLAAAFPAGLLRRLDREEAEAIAGVALPAGGLFYPEAGWVHPPALCRWLAGQPGIRLLPHSEALQLRRENGRWQALDGEQVLAEAPIAVLAGAAEILRFPQANGMLLKRIRGQISRLPATASSRALATVVCAEGYVAPVRNGEHTLGASFDFHSQDLAPTTAEHAGNLELLREISPDLAERLQAEQLDPALLEGRAAFRCTTPDYLPLVGPLCDAAAFAETYAVLGRDARQVPDAPAPWLDGLYVNSGHGSRGLITAPLAAELLAAWLDDEPLPVPRDVAEACHPNRFPLRQLIRGKNASRT from the coding sequence ATGTCCGATTTCCATCACGCGCTGCTCGCCTGGGACGAGCAGGGCCAGCCGTTGTCACGCGAATTCGACGACGTCTACTTCTCCCCCGTCTCGGGGCTCGACGAGACGCGCCACACCTTCCTCGACGGCAACGAACTGCCCCGGCGCTTCGCCGAACTGGCCGCCGGCGAGCGCCTGGTGGTGGGCGAGACCGGCTTCGGCACCGGCCTGAATTTTCTCAGCACCTGGCAGCTGTTCGACGAGCTGGCGCCGCCCGGTGCCCGCCTGCATTTCGTCAGCGTCGAGAAGTACCCGCTGGCCCGTGAAGACCTCGCCCGCGCCCTGGCGCTGTGGCCGCAACTGGCGCCCTTCTCCGGCGCCCTGCTGGACCAGTACCGCGCGGTGAACCCCGGCTTCCAGCGCCTGCTGTTCGCCGCAGGGCGGGTGACGCTGACGCTGCTGGTGGGCGATGCGCTGGACTGCCTGCCCGAGCTGGATGCCCGCATCGATGCCTGGTTCCTCGACGGCTTCGCCCCGGCGAAGAACCCGCAGATGTGGTCCCCCGAACTCTTCGCCCAACTGGCGCGGCTGAGTGCACCGGGCGCCACCCTGGCCACCTTCACCAGCGCCGGTTTCGTGCGCCGCGCACTCAAGGAGGCCGGCTTCCAGATCCGCCGTGCCCAGGGCTTCGGCAGCAAATGGCACATGAGCAAGGGCCGCTTCCTGGGCGAGCCCGCCAGCGCCGGCAAACCCTGGTTCGCCCGCCCCGCGCCCTTCGCGGGCGAGCGCCAGGTGCTGGTGATAGGCGCCGGCCTGGCCGGCTGCGCCAGCGCCGCCAGCCTCGCCGCCCGTGGCTGGCAGGTGACCCTGCTGGAGCGCCACGCCGGCGTTGCCGAGGAGGCTTCCGGCAATCCCCAGGGGGTGCTCTACCTCAAGCTTTCCGCCCACGGCACAGCACTGTCGCGCCTGATCGTCAGCGGCTTCGGCCATACCCGCCGGCTGCTCCAGCACCTGCAGCCGAACCAGGACTGGCAAGGCTGCGGCGTGCTGCAACTGGCCTTCGAAGCCAAGGAAGCCGAGCGCCAGGTGAGCCTGGCCGCCGCCTTCCCCGCCGGCCTGCTGCGCCGGCTCGACCGTGAAGAGGCCGAAGCCATCGCCGGCGTCGCCCTGCCCGCCGGTGGGCTGTTCTACCCCGAAGCCGGCTGGGTGCACCCGCCCGCCCTGTGCCGCTGGCTGGCCGGGCAGCCCGGCATCCGCCTGCTGCCCCACAGCGAAGCCTTGCAGCTGCGCCGCGAGAATGGCCGCTGGCAGGCGCTGGACGGTGAGCAGGTGCTGGCCGAAGCACCGATCGCGGTGCTGGCCGGCGCCGCCGAAATCCTCCGTTTCCCCCAGGCCAACGGGATGCTGCTCAAGCGCATCCGTGGGCAGATCAGCCGCCTGCCGGCCACCGCCAGCAGCCGCGCGCTGGCCACCGTGGTCTGCGCCGAAGGCTATGTCGCACCGGTGCGCAACGGCGAACACACCCTGGGCGCCAGCTTCGACTTCCACAGCCAGGACCTGGCGCCGACCACCGCCGAGCACGCCGGCAACCTCGAGCTGCTGCGGGAAATCTCCCCGGACCTCGCCGAACGCCTGCAGGCCGAACAGCTCGACCCGGCGCTGCTGGAAGGCCGCGCGGCCTTCCGCTGCACCACGCCGGACTACCTGCCGCTGGTAGGCCCGCTGTGCGATGCCGCCGCCTTCGCCGAAACCTATGCCGTGCTGGGCCGCGATGCGCGCCAGGTGCCGGATGCACCGGCGCCCTGGCTCGACGGCCTCTACGTCAACAGCGGCCATGGCTCACGGGGCCTGATCACCGCGCCGCTGGCCGCCGAGCTGCTGGCCGCCTGGCTGGACGACGAACCCCTGCCGGTGCCCCGCGATGTCGCCGAAGCCTGCCACCCGAACCGTTTCCCGCTGCGCCAGCTGATTCGCGGCAAGAACGCCAGCCGTACCTGA
- a CDS encoding NCS1 family nucleobase:cation symporter-1, with the protein MPLSQNQEPIRLPLDPSPSLYNDDLAPNSPEARHWGSYSLFALWTNDVHNVANYSFAIGLFALGMSGGQIVAAMGLGALLIYGLMNLSGYIGQRTGLPFPVICRIAFGIRGAQFPALIRAVIAVAWFGIQTYLASLVLGVLLLTLAPGLAAWSGGDVLGLSPFGWACFIGVWLLQLAIMAYGMEMIRRYEAFAGPVILLTLAVLAAWMYWKAGLRIAWASSEPASDAAGWFRVCSGAALWISLYGTMLLNFSDFSRHCPDARTIRRGNFWGLPVNMLLFGCIAAVLAGSQFAIDGQVITSPTDIVAAIPSKPFLVLGCLALLIVTVAVNIMANFVAPALVLCNLAPRQLNFHRAGLLAAALGALILPWHLYNSPEVILYFLGALGALLGPLYGVIMVDYWLVRRGRLDIPALYSAAPDAAYHYRHGVNPRALAALLPAAIIAIALVLLPSLEALSSFSWFIGAGLAAVFYLLVGNRRYRFDVWKEAFKRH; encoded by the coding sequence ATGCCCCTCTCCCAGAACCAGGAACCGATACGGCTGCCACTCGACCCCAGCCCCAGCCTCTATAACGACGACCTCGCCCCCAACAGCCCTGAAGCACGGCATTGGGGCAGCTACAGCCTGTTCGCGCTGTGGACCAACGACGTGCACAACGTCGCCAACTACAGCTTCGCCATCGGCCTCTTCGCACTTGGCATGAGTGGCGGCCAGATCGTCGCCGCCATGGGCCTCGGCGCGCTGCTGATCTACGGGTTGATGAACCTTTCCGGCTATATCGGCCAACGCACCGGCCTGCCCTTCCCGGTGATCTGCCGGATCGCCTTCGGCATCCGTGGCGCGCAGTTTCCGGCGTTGATCCGCGCGGTGATCGCCGTCGCCTGGTTCGGCATCCAGACCTACCTCGCCTCCCTGGTGCTCGGCGTCCTGCTGCTGACCCTGGCACCGGGGCTGGCCGCCTGGAGCGGCGGCGATGTGCTCGGCCTGTCGCCCTTCGGCTGGGCCTGCTTCATCGGGGTGTGGCTGCTGCAACTGGCGATCATGGCCTACGGCATGGAAATGATCCGCCGCTACGAAGCCTTCGCCGGCCCGGTGATCCTGCTCACCCTCGCGGTACTCGCCGCCTGGATGTACTGGAAGGCCGGCCTGCGCATCGCCTGGGCCAGCAGCGAACCCGCCAGCGACGCCGCCGGCTGGTTCCGCGTGTGCTCCGGCGCGGCCCTGTGGATCAGCCTCTACGGCACCATGCTGCTGAACTTCAGCGACTTCTCGCGCCACTGCCCCGATGCGCGCACCATCCGCCGTGGCAACTTCTGGGGGTTGCCGGTGAACATGCTGCTGTTCGGCTGCATCGCCGCGGTGCTCGCCGGCAGCCAGTTCGCCATCGACGGCCAGGTCATCACCAGCCCCACCGACATAGTCGCCGCCATTCCCTCCAAGCCCTTCCTGGTGCTCGGCTGCCTGGCGCTGCTGATCGTCACCGTGGCGGTGAACATCATGGCCAACTTCGTCGCCCCGGCCCTGGTGCTCTGCAACCTGGCGCCACGGCAGCTGAACTTCCACCGCGCCGGGTTGCTGGCCGCCGCCCTCGGCGCGCTCATCCTGCCGTGGCACCTGTACAACAGCCCGGAGGTGATCCTGTACTTCCTCGGTGCCCTGGGGGCACTGCTGGGGCCGCTGTACGGGGTGATCATGGTCGACTACTGGCTGGTGCGCCGGGGCCGGCTGGATATCCCCGCGCTCTACAGCGCCGCGCCCGACGCCGCCTACCACTACCGCCACGGCGTCAACCCGCGCGCCCTGGCCGCCCTGCTGCCGGCCGCCATCATCGCCATCGCGCTGGTGCTGCTGCCCAGCCTGGAGGCCCTCTCCAGCTTCAGCTGGTTCATCGGTGCCGGCCTGGCGGCGGTGTTCTACCTGCTGGTGGGCAACCGTCGCTACCGCTTCGATGTCTGGAAGGAAGCCTTCAAGCGCCACTGA
- a CDS encoding metal-sensing transcriptional repressor — protein sequence MSGPTPERQDAMLKRLARVEGQVRGIQAMIRRGESCEAIAQQFSAARKALDKAYQEMLACLVEETVLDPDRDDAETLARVRAIFTKYT from the coding sequence ATGAGCGGCCCCACGCCGGAGCGCCAGGACGCCATGCTCAAGCGCCTGGCCCGGGTCGAGGGGCAGGTGCGCGGCATCCAGGCGATGATCCGCCGCGGCGAGTCTTGCGAGGCCATCGCCCAGCAGTTCTCCGCCGCCCGCAAGGCGCTCGACAAGGCCTACCAGGAGATGCTCGCCTGCCTGGTCGAGGAAACCGTTCTCGACCCGGATCGCGACGATGCCGAGACCCTGGCGCGGGTGCGCGCGATCTTCACCAAGTACACCTGA
- a CDS encoding rhodanese-like domain-containing protein, with translation MNDTIRLIDAPRFAELHQRGAARFLVDVRSPAEYRAGHIAGAHNEPLGNLDPVRLAERLRGEGLNSGDELYLICQKGQRARQAAERLSALLPGVQVIEGGTDACLACGMPREGSGGGLELQRQVQISAGSLVLLGVVLGTWVHPGWYLLSGFVGAGLTFAGLSGTCGLALVLARMPWNR, from the coding sequence ATGAACGACACCATCCGCCTGATCGACGCACCGCGCTTCGCCGAACTGCACCAGCGGGGAGCGGCCCGCTTCCTCGTCGACGTGCGCAGCCCGGCGGAATACCGCGCCGGGCACATCGCCGGCGCCCACAACGAACCGCTGGGCAACCTGGACCCCGTGCGCCTGGCCGAGCGCCTGCGCGGTGAGGGCCTGAACAGCGGCGACGAGCTTTACCTGATCTGCCAGAAGGGCCAGCGCGCGCGCCAGGCGGCCGAGCGCTTGAGCGCCCTGCTGCCGGGCGTGCAGGTGATCGAGGGCGGCACCGACGCCTGCCTGGCCTGCGGCATGCCCCGCGAAGGCAGCGGCGGCGGCCTGGAGCTGCAGCGCCAGGTGCAGATCAGCGCCGGCAGCCTGGTGCTGCTGGGCGTGGTCCTAGGCACCTGGGTGCACCCCGGCTGGTACCTGCTGAGCGGCTTCGTCGGCGCCGGCCTGACCTTCGCCGGGCTGAGCGGCACCTGTGGCCTGGCCCTGGTGCTCGCCCGCATGCCCTGGAACCGCTGA